A region of the Litchfieldia alkalitelluris genome:
TCCCTTATCGTAATGGCACCTTTCCCCTCAATATTTGCTGGCCTAGATTCGAGTGATACAACATGCTCCTGACCAAGTTGTAGTTCAGCTGCATCCTCAATCGTTACAATCCGTTCGTCGTTTGGAATAAAATTAGAGAGCACGTTAAGTGTTGTCGTTTTACCAGAACCCGTTCCTCCACTAACAAAAATGTTTAATCTTGCCTTTACACACGCATCGATAAATACCGCCATTTCTTCAGACAATGTACCAAACGATATTAAGTCAGTAATTTGAAAAGGATCTTTTGAAAATTTACGGATGGTGATCGTTGGACCATTTAATGCAAGTGGAGGAATAATTGCATTCACTCGAGATCCATCAGGAAGTCTTGCATCAACCATCAGACTACTTTCATCAATCCTTCTTCCGATTGGCGCAACAATTTTCTCAATCACATTCATCACATGTTCATTATCACGAAAAGTGATATCTGTTAAAACCAGTTTCCCTTTTCTTTCACAATATACTTGATTCGGACCATTTACCATGACCTCAGAAACTTCATCATCTAATAACAACGGATTAATTGGACCAAATCCTGTTAAGTCATTGATTAGCTCGTCAACTACCTGCTTTCGATTCACGTTTCCATAAATACTTGCATTTTCATTAATAATTCCTTGTGCTAGTTCGTCTAGTTTCGGGACGATTTCTTCTACAGCTTGATTTTCCTTTAATTCTTGTAGAATTACTTTATGCAACTTGTCTTTTAGTTCTCGATGTCTATTTGAGAATGACTTTACTTCTTTCTTCTTTAAATGATCTTGAGTCTCTTTTTTAAAAGGTTGATGGTAATTGGCTTCTAAAACGGTATCGTTTGAAGGAGAATCTATTTGGTGTTTATTTGATTTTGTTTCTTGAATCCTATTAAGTAAACTCATATACTTTTACTCTCCTTACCTAAGAGTCTTTGAAAAAAAGAAGTTTTTTTCAGTTTATGCTTATATAGAATTTGTTCAGAGATTAGCTCTTCAGCAAGTTTAAAGACAGCCTTTGAAAGATCAGATTTAGAATGGCAGGTAACAAACGGTTCACCTAAATTAAGTGATTGTGTGGCAACTTTAGCATTATGGGGTATTAACGATAAACTCTCTGCACCAAGCATCTTAATAGCTTCTTCAGGTTTTATAACATGGTCATTTTTTACTTGGTTTATTACAAGTTTCACTTTTTCTCTTAACCCAATTTGATCTAGTGTTTCTAACATTAATTTAGTATTTTTTAACGTTGTCATTTCTAAATTTGATACAATGATTACTTGATCAGCCTGTTCAATTAATTCTAAGGTGATATTTGTTAACCCTACCCCTGTATCAATCATGACATAATCATTTTCATAAAGTAATAAATCAACTATTTTCCCCATGTGGCTAGCGTCTATTAATTCTGCATACTCAGGTCTATCAGGTGCCACCAATACTTTAACACCTGAAGAATGTCTTGTAAGATAGGTAATTACTGAATCTGGATTTACCGAACCTATTTCTTCAATAACATCTTTAATCGTCAATGTTGGGTGTAAGTCCATCATTAGCGATATATCCCCAAACTGGAGATCACTATCAACTAGTGCGAGTGAGAGATTTTTTTTAAACATGGCAATTGATAGATTTACAGTTAATAGTGTCTTCCCTATTCCGCCCTTAGCACTACATACTACAATTAATTTTCCACGTTTTCTCTTTTCAGTTAGTTGCTCTTCGCCCATCACCTTGACCTCCAATCATAAACATCTCAAACATTATGGCTTTTCATCTTCCTTCGTTTTCAGACGAGTATTTAAAACTAAGTAAATCGTACCTCTCTCTGACGCATTTATCAAAACTTGCCCATCACTTGGTGACAATTCTAAGGTCACAGCGCTATACTCAACATATTCACTTTCTTCTATTTCATTAGAAACCATTTTTCTACCGATCGCTAAAACCCGAGCATTGGTAATAATTTGTTCAGTTTTAATTACTGTTTCTTGTCCTTGCTTGACGGCCTCATTAAAAACAACGTCCACATAATCCTCAGGCTCGATTAAATTGGATACAGACTGTACAAAATTAACCCCTACTGAAACAGCTCTATAGCCATCTTGTATTTTTCTAGAAATGATATCAATCTCTTCTTTCTCAGTTTTAAAGCGATGATTCAGAAGAACTTCATCCTTCTCGATGTTAGCTGTTGCAAAAGTCCCTTCAATTTCTTTTACATCTCTCACAGTTAAAGGATGCAGCTCTTTTTCTGATACGTTTATAGTTGAAAGCATGTCCCTCGTAATTACTTGGTTGATGTTAATCTTTTCTTTAGCAATCACAGCTGTGACAAGTGGTTCTGTTTGAACATCTACAGCTTTATCTTGTTGATTTATGTATACGAAAAATAATAGAGTTGTTATCATTCCCATTATTAAAGCCAATAGTAAAATAAATTTTGATCTCAACAGCTACACCTACCTATTCAGATAATCTAACGATGTATGCTCCTTTATTTTGAGCATTTGAAAATTCAAACCCAGTATCCGCTTTTTTTATAAAAACACCAGTAATGGAAGTGTCATTATTACTCATCTGCTCAGTTACATAAAAATAAGCAAACCCTGTGACTTCCACCTGCTTTAATTGGTTTGTAACCTGGTTATAGGGTTTATATACGATAACTAGTATGACTCTTGAACAATCTCTCTGATACATATCACTACAGCTATTCACTTTCTCATTAATAACTGTTTGAGTTTTCCCTGCTACATTACCAGTTTGAGTATCTACAATATCTCCAACCTTTAATTCAGCTTGATAACCATTACGTAAGTTATCTTCATAAGTACTTGCTCCAGGTGCTTCTAATGCAAATATTCCAAAATTCCCTGTGTCCACACTATCAGAGGAAACCTTTAAGCTATAGGACTTCCCAAACTCTAATGGAATGGATTCATCTATCCCTAGAGGTGCGACACCTACTGCTCTCCCCATTACTCCTAGTCTGGCTGTCGCCTTTGCTCTTACATCTATATGTTCGATACCTAGGAGTCTTAAAAAGTTCAGCTTCACTGGTTTCACTAGTTGTACTCTTATTTTATGATTCGGCTCTATGTAGACTTCTTCCAACGAGTCAGCTTCGTTGTGTGCAGTCATTATATGATTGATCACTGTCCGTACCTGATTTTCTTCATATGGCAATTCTTGTCCACCTGAAAGTACTGCAGCATTTGCTACTTTTTGAAGATGACTTTTTGTCATAAATAACATACCGCCATCTATAACTAATCCTGTCATTAAGAGCAAAACAATAAAAGATAACGAAGTTAGAACTAATACATTACCATCTTGCTTCTTTACTATTTTTTTCATGATTACCTCACTCAACCCTGATTGTTGAATTAGCAGATAACACATAACCAGATGGAATAATTGTATCTAGAAACGGAACGTTCATATCTACTGGATAACTTAACTTGACTGTCACATAATCACCCGATTTCCTATCTACAGTATTCGGAGAAATTTCAACAGTCATGTTTGAAGCCTCACCTGCACGAAAGTGATTTTTTGCAAACAGGATCATCTCATCATCGGTATTTCCTAATCCACCTAACCTTACCGTTTCTTGTGTTGTGAAATGAAGGTAACTATATGCATAAAGAAGTCTACCAAAATCAAAGATTCCCACAAGTAAAATGAGAAGAACTGGAACAACTAATGCCATTTCTACTAATGACTGACCTGACTCACTGCTTTTCACTTCAAAATCACTCCATCTAATATAAATGTCAAAACTGCTCCTCCCGCAATAGCTACTCCATAAGGATACGTTTTTTGCAATCCGTCTTTATCAATCCAAATCGGAATTTTCAAACCATATCTGATGCCACATATAGAGATAAAAATTGACTTCAACATCGTAAATACTCCTTTTCGAAACAGTAAAATGAGTAGTCCGATCAACCCTCCAATAATTGCCATATAAATTGAAGTGATTAATACAAATGACGCTCCCTTTAATGCACCGATTAATGCCAACAATTTCACATCTCCAGCACCCATGCCGCCCATCAGATATGGAATCAAAAGTAGGGCAAAGCCACAGAGAAAACCCATTAAACTAAAAGCAATTCCT
Encoded here:
- a CDS encoding AAA family ATPase, giving the protein MGEEQLTEKRKRGKLIVVCSAKGGIGKTLLTVNLSIAMFKKNLSLALVDSDLQFGDISLMMDLHPTLTIKDVIEEIGSVNPDSVITYLTRHSSGVKVLVAPDRPEYAELIDASHMGKIVDLLLYENDYVMIDTGVGLTNITLELIEQADQVIIVSNLEMTTLKNTKLMLETLDQIGLREKVKLVINQVKNDHVIKPEEAIKMLGAESLSLIPHNAKVATQSLNLGEPFVTCHSKSDLSKAVFKLAEELISEQILYKHKLKKTSFFQRLLGKESKSI
- the cpaB gene encoding Flp pilus assembly protein CpaB, with translation MALIMGMITTLLFFVYINQQDKAVDVQTEPLVTAVIAKEKININQVITRDMLSTINVSEKELHPLTVRDVKEIEGTFATANIEKDEVLLNHRFKTEKEEIDIISRKIQDGYRAVSVGVNFVQSVSNLIEPEDYVDVVFNEAVKQGQETVIKTEQIITNARVLAIGRKMVSNEIEESEYVEYSAVTLELSPSDGQVLINASERGTIYLVLNTRLKTKEDEKP
- a CDS encoding CpaF family protein; translation: MSLLNRIQETKSNKHQIDSPSNDTVLEANYHQPFKKETQDHLKKKEVKSFSNRHRELKDKLHKVILQELKENQAVEEIVPKLDELAQGIINENASIYGNVNRKQVVDELINDLTGFGPINPLLLDDEVSEVMVNGPNQVYCERKGKLVLTDITFRDNEHVMNVIEKIVAPIGRRIDESSLMVDARLPDGSRVNAIIPPLALNGPTITIRKFSKDPFQITDLISFGTLSEEMAVFIDACVKARLNIFVSGGTGSGKTTTLNVLSNFIPNDERIVTIEDAAELQLGQEHVVSLESRPANIEGKGAITIRDLVKNSLRMRPDRIVIGEVRGSEALDMLQAMNTGHDGSLATGHSNSPRDMIARLETMVLLAGVDLPVKAIREQISGAIDLIIQQTRLKDGTRKIVNITEVQGLEGDVIVLQDIFSFKQESVTSEGKVIGKLAPTGVRPKFYERLENAGQYIPPSVFITEEGW
- a CDS encoding TadE/TadG family type IV pilus assembly protein, with amino-acid sequence MKSSESGQSLVEMALVVPVLLILLVGIFDFGRLLYAYSYLHFTTQETVRLGGLGNTDDEMILFAKNHFRAGEASNMTVEISPNTVDRKSGDYVTVKLSYPVDMNVPFLDTIIPSGYVLSANSTIRVE
- a CDS encoding A24 family peptidase; translation: MINYLLFVILCVCVLTDLKSRKIYNVVTFPAYILALVLNALLNGWSGIAFSLMGFLCGFALLLIPYLMGGMGAGDVKLLALIGALKGASFVLITSIYMAIIGGLIGLLILLFRKGVFTMLKSIFISICGIRYGLKIPIWIDKDGLQKTYPYGVAIAGGAVLTFILDGVILK
- a CDS encoding Tad domain-containing protein; translation: MKKIVKKQDGNVLVLTSLSFIVLLLMTGLVIDGGMLFMTKSHLQKVANAAVLSGGQELPYEENQVRTVINHIMTAHNEADSLEEVYIEPNHKIRVQLVKPVKLNFLRLLGIEHIDVRAKATARLGVMGRAVGVAPLGIDESIPLEFGKSYSLKVSSDSVDTGNFGIFALEAPGASTYEDNLRNGYQAELKVGDIVDTQTGNVAGKTQTVINEKVNSCSDMYQRDCSRVILVIVYKPYNQVTNQLKQVEVTGFAYFYVTEQMSNNDTSITGVFIKKADTGFEFSNAQNKGAYIVRLSE